Proteins encoded within one genomic window of Ranitomeya variabilis isolate aRanVar5 chromosome 4, aRanVar5.hap1, whole genome shotgun sequence:
- the LOC143770469 gene encoding uncharacterized protein LOC143770469 isoform X2, with product MYLWGLLCFLSAFAATGNCLQCVTCSSNSLNSCSSTNSESCQDGQVCASQSTLTMQSGEFSQYFKRFCAPQSECNVTGSFSYYSTAQRIATTCCFSDLCSPVNPIVPSANSQINGVICSTCSLSGDACGANQNMNCTGNQTMCMVMSTTYTAPRLLLASFVVVPQVTIA from the exons ATGTATCTCTGGGGTTTATTGTGCTTTCTTTCAGCATTTGCAGCAACAG GAAATTGCTTGCAGTGTGTAACTTGTAGCTCAAACTCCCTAAATTCTTGTTCAAGCACGAACTCCGAGAGCTGCCAAGATGGCCAAGTGTGCGCATCTCAGTCTACGTTGACTATGCAAA gtggagAATTTTCCCAGTATTTTAAAAGATTCTGCGCTCCCCAAAGTGAATGCAATGTGACCGGATCGTTTTCCTACTACTCCACCGCACAGAGAATCGCTACCACATGTTGCTTCAGTGACTTGTGTTCTCCAGTAAATCCCATAG TTCCAAGTGCGAATTCTCAGATTAATGGAGTGATCTGTTCCACGTGTTCTCTGTCTGGTGATGCCTGTGGCGCCAATCAGAATATGAACTGTACTGGAAATCAGACCATGTGTATGGTCATGTCTACAACGTATACT GCACCCAGGTTACTCTTAGCATCGTTCGTGGTTGTGCCTCAAGTAACTATTGCATAA
- the LOC143770469 gene encoding uncharacterized protein LOC143770469 isoform X1, with amino-acid sequence MYLWGLLCFLSAFAATGNCLQCVTCSSNSLNSCSSTNSESCQDGQVCASQSTLTMQSGEFSQYFKRFCAPQSECNVTGSFSYYSTAQRIATTCCFSDLCSPVNPIVPSANSQINGVICSTCSLSGDACGANQNMNCTGNQTMCMVMSTTYTVGTQVTLSIVRGCASSNYCIRSDINFTSNEVQTEITYQCTTGTLANSSSTATSATSTTTTTKASSGTCRCSVSLLAVFFLFILLLLI; translated from the exons ATGTATCTCTGGGGTTTATTGTGCTTTCTTTCAGCATTTGCAGCAACAG GAAATTGCTTGCAGTGTGTAACTTGTAGCTCAAACTCCCTAAATTCTTGTTCAAGCACGAACTCCGAGAGCTGCCAAGATGGCCAAGTGTGCGCATCTCAGTCTACGTTGACTATGCAAA gtggagAATTTTCCCAGTATTTTAAAAGATTCTGCGCTCCCCAAAGTGAATGCAATGTGACCGGATCGTTTTCCTACTACTCCACCGCACAGAGAATCGCTACCACATGTTGCTTCAGTGACTTGTGTTCTCCAGTAAATCCCATAG TTCCAAGTGCGAATTCTCAGATTAATGGAGTGATCTGTTCCACGTGTTCTCTGTCTGGTGATGCCTGTGGCGCCAATCAGAATATGAACTGTACTGGAAATCAGACCATGTGTATGGTCATGTCTACAACGTATACTGTAG GCACCCAGGTTACTCTTAGCATCGTTCGTGGTTGTGCCTCAAGTAACTATTGCATAAGAAGCGACATAAACTTCACATCTAATGAGGTCCAAACAGAGATCACGTATCAGTGCACCACGGGAACGCTTGCTAATAGTTCTAGTACTGCAACAAGTGCGACTTCTACTACCACAACCACAAAGGCGAGCAGTGGGACTTGTCGCTGCAGCGTCTCCCTATTGGCGGTTTTCTTCTTGTTCATTTTGCTATTGTTAATCTAA
- the LOC143770470 gene encoding phospholipase A2 inhibitor NAI-like, with amino-acid sequence MKMESLFGILYLILALTAKGHCISCQLCVTSMAQTCTGVSVICPTDYVCESRFTNTTIAGLSTQEISRSCSPPINCNKAGSMTIPGGTVQTNSTCCSLDNCLPPTPTITLPGSNATNSSSASNGVKCKSCITVNSDWCYTSDTISCTGDEMACIMHTTKITGAQAVMRAVRGCATRSLCLLASQSMSTSEFSTDIKYSCTDGSVSLSTGLLTPMIMFFLFIKFIL; translated from the exons ATGAAAATGGAGTCTCTTTTTGGAATTTTGTATCTGATTTTGGCTTTGACGGCAAAAG GACACTGCATTTCCTGCCAGCTGTGTGTGACATCCATGGCTCAGACCTGCACGGGCGTCAGTGTCATCTGCCCCACAGATTATGTTTGTGAATCAAGGTTCACCAATACTACTAtag CTGGATTAAGCACACAAGAAATTTCAAGATCATGTTCCCCTCCAATCAACTGTAACAAAGCCGGAAGCATGACCATTCCTGGTGGCACTGTCCAGACAAATTCTACGTGTTGTTCCTTGGACAATTGTCTCCCACCAACTCCCACTA TCACATTACCTGGCAGTAATGCCACCAATTCCAGCTCTGCGTCCAATGGAGTGAAATGTAAAAGCTGCATCACCGTAAACTCTGACTGGTGCTACACGTCTGATACAATAAGTTGTACTGGAGACGAGATGGCGTGTATCATGCACACAACCAAAATTACAG gggCACAAGCAGTCATGAGGGCGGTTCGCGGCTGCGCCACTCGTTCCCTCTGTCTCCTCGCCAGTCAGTCTATGAGCACCAGTGAATTTTCTACAGATATCAAGTATTCCTGCACTGATGGAAGCGTTTCTCTAAGCACCGGTCTCCTCACCCCAATGATCATGTTCTTTTTGTTTATTAAATTTATTTTGTAA
- the LOC143770471 gene encoding phospholipase A2 inhibitor NAI-like isoform X1: MGDHSRHRSRFPLYSRGNLTPISYSLSCISCFNGNVTSCSGGSISCPENNECLSIILKITINGSTAQNFYRSCASKNQCNITGSSSFPGGTMEMAANCCTEVDKCTPTEPQLPTTNNTQLNGIVCTQCQSINSDRCDTKNTMSCYGNESMCIRLATTTTVFQTSALAFRGCATRSICDVNQQLFNTDQLTTMYNYICTSAASSFHSTSLILFTFSALFHIFYF; the protein is encoded by the exons atgggagaccacagcagacacagatcgagattccccctgtacagcagaggaaacttgactcctatCA GTTACTCCCTGTCTTGTATATCCTGTTTTAATGGGAATGTAACAAGTTGCTCCGGCGGCAGCATTTCCTGTCCAGAAAATAATGAATGCTTATCTATAATATTAAAAATTACAATAA ATGGATCTACTGCACAAAACTTCTACAGATCATGTGCATCCAAAAATCAGTGCAACATAACTGGAAGTAGTAGTTTTCCAGGAGGAACAATGGAGATGGCTGCAAACTGTTGTACTGAAGTGGATAAGTGTACTCCTACTGAACCACAAT TGCCGACTACAAACAACACTCAGCTAAATGGAATAGTGTGTACACAGTGTCAGTCTATAAACAGTGACCGGTGTGACACCAAGAACACAATGTCGTGTTATGGAAATGAAAGCATGTGTATCCGTTTAGCTACAACTACTACAG TATTTCAGACCTCCGCGTTGGCATTTCGAGGTTGTGCCACCAGAAGCATCTGTGATGTCAACCAGCAGTTGTTCAACACCGACCAGCTGACAACAATGTATAACTACATCTGTACGAGTGCAGCCTCCAGCTTCCACTCCACCTCCCTCAtccttttcacattttctgctctttttcacattttttatttttga
- the LOC143770471 gene encoding phospholipase A2 inhibitor NAI-like isoform X2: MILTILTFLSLVMKGYSLSCISCFNGNVTSCSGGSISCPENNECLSIILKITINGSTAQNFYRSCASKNQCNITGSSSFPGGTMEMAANCCTEVDKCTPTEPQLPTTNNTQLNGIVCTQCQSINSDRCDTKNTMSCYGNESMCIRLATTTTVFQTSALAFRGCATRSICDVNQQLFNTDQLTTMYNYICTSAASSFHSTSLILFTFSALFHIFYF; this comes from the exons ATGATTTTGACTATTTTGACTTTTTTGTCTCTTGTAATGAAAG GTTACTCCCTGTCTTGTATATCCTGTTTTAATGGGAATGTAACAAGTTGCTCCGGCGGCAGCATTTCCTGTCCAGAAAATAATGAATGCTTATCTATAATATTAAAAATTACAATAA ATGGATCTACTGCACAAAACTTCTACAGATCATGTGCATCCAAAAATCAGTGCAACATAACTGGAAGTAGTAGTTTTCCAGGAGGAACAATGGAGATGGCTGCAAACTGTTGTACTGAAGTGGATAAGTGTACTCCTACTGAACCACAAT TGCCGACTACAAACAACACTCAGCTAAATGGAATAGTGTGTACACAGTGTCAGTCTATAAACAGTGACCGGTGTGACACCAAGAACACAATGTCGTGTTATGGAAATGAAAGCATGTGTATCCGTTTAGCTACAACTACTACAG TATTTCAGACCTCCGCGTTGGCATTTCGAGGTTGTGCCACCAGAAGCATCTGTGATGTCAACCAGCAGTTGTTCAACACCGACCAGCTGACAACAATGTATAACTACATCTGTACGAGTGCAGCCTCCAGCTTCCACTCCACCTCCCTCAtccttttcacattttctgctctttttcacattttttatttttga